Proteins encoded together in one Streptomyces sp. TLI_171 window:
- a CDS encoding TetR/AcrR family transcriptional regulator, translating into METVLTAAVALLDEAGEPALTLRALAARLGTGVGSIYWYVSGRDDLLDRAVDHVLAGVLATIEEQSGSGDPIEELRMMATTLFDAVVDRPWLGSRFMRNIDAPGNSLRLYEELGRRTLRLPLTPLQRFHAVTAVVGVVVSSAADLGQEPPQAVIDGTVEREEFLGRFAETWRSLDAEEYPFLHDVVDEFDGHDDRLQFLAALDLTLTGLRLQASSGSASGDR; encoded by the coding sequence ATCGAGACCGTCCTCACCGCGGCCGTGGCCCTGCTCGACGAGGCGGGCGAACCGGCCCTGACCCTCCGCGCCCTGGCCGCCCGGCTCGGCACCGGCGTCGGCAGCATCTACTGGTACGTCTCCGGCCGGGACGACCTGCTCGACCGCGCCGTCGACCACGTGCTCGCCGGGGTGCTGGCCACGATCGAGGAGCAGTCCGGCAGCGGCGACCCGATCGAGGAGCTGCGCATGATGGCCACCACGCTGTTCGACGCGGTCGTGGACCGCCCGTGGCTGGGTTCGCGCTTCATGCGCAACATCGACGCCCCCGGCAACTCCCTGCGGCTCTACGAGGAACTCGGCCGCCGGACCCTGCGGCTCCCGCTCACCCCGCTGCAGCGGTTCCACGCCGTGACGGCGGTCGTCGGCGTGGTGGTCAGCAGCGCCGCCGACCTCGGCCAGGAGCCGCCCCAGGCGGTGATCGACGGCACGGTGGAACGCGAGGAGTTCCTCGGCCGCTTCGCCGAGACCTGGCGCTCGCTCGACGCCGAGGAATACCCCTTCCTGCACGACGTGGTCGACGAGTTCGACGGCCACGACGACCGGCTGCAGTTCCTCGCCGCGCTCGATCTGACGCTCACCGGCCTCCGCCTCCAGGCCTCGTCAGGCTCAGCCTCCGGCGACCGCTGA
- a CDS encoding MFS transporter translates to MTATAPAPAAQRTYPSLRAAWIPLAALCLAFFVEMVDNTLLSIALPTIGRDLGSGTTALQWVTGAYSLTFGGLLLTAGSMADRLGRRRVLLVGLAVFGLLSLCVVAVTGAGQLIALRAGLGIAAAAMAPITNSLVFRLFDDAALRMRAMTVMIVVGMSGFVLGPLLGGTALAHVKWQWLLLVNAPIALIAAIGVRLGVPADRPEDLTRDRLDLPGAVLSVAAIGLACYSLTSGVDHGWLSAATIASVLGAVAAGIAFVRHERRTPSPMLDLKLFSSGTVRGAAIAQIGTAIAMAAVMFGLILHFQYAYGWSPVRAGLANLPIIVTMLAATPLSEGLAKRFGHRVACLVGAACLSGSLAGLAWGVSHGYAAIAVCMVVMTIGLRTVMTICAVALVEAMPGNRTSIGTALNDTAQEVGSSVGTAVVGTLFAALVTTRLPGGTWDTGLVTSFFHGERITYAVLAVIVGLVTAGGALTLTDSHSTEEHPAEEELVEALG, encoded by the coding sequence ATGACCGCCACCGCTCCCGCACCCGCGGCCCAGCGCACCTATCCGTCCCTGCGCGCCGCGTGGATACCCCTGGCCGCGCTCTGCCTGGCCTTCTTCGTCGAGATGGTCGACAACACGCTGCTGTCGATCGCCCTGCCCACGATCGGCCGCGACCTCGGCAGCGGCACCACCGCACTGCAGTGGGTCACCGGCGCGTACTCGCTGACCTTCGGCGGCCTGCTGCTGACCGCCGGCTCGATGGCCGACCGGCTCGGCCGCCGGCGCGTCCTGCTGGTCGGACTCGCCGTGTTCGGCCTGCTCAGCCTGTGCGTCGTCGCCGTCACCGGCGCGGGCCAGCTCATCGCCCTGCGGGCCGGCCTCGGCATCGCCGCCGCGGCCATGGCCCCCATCACCAACTCGCTGGTCTTCCGGCTCTTCGACGACGCGGCGCTGCGGATGCGGGCGATGACCGTGATGATCGTCGTCGGCATGTCCGGCTTCGTCCTCGGCCCGCTGCTCGGCGGCACCGCGCTGGCCCACGTGAAGTGGCAGTGGCTGCTGCTCGTCAACGCCCCGATCGCCCTGATCGCGGCCATCGGCGTGCGCCTCGGCGTCCCCGCCGACCGGCCGGAGGACCTCACCCGCGACCGGCTCGACCTGCCCGGCGCCGTACTGAGCGTCGCCGCCATCGGCCTCGCCTGCTACTCGCTGACCAGCGGCGTCGACCACGGCTGGCTCTCCGCCGCCACGATCGCGTCCGTCCTCGGCGCCGTCGCCGCGGGCATCGCGTTCGTGCGGCACGAGCGGCGCACCCCCTCACCCATGCTCGACCTGAAGCTCTTCTCCAGCGGCACCGTCCGCGGCGCCGCCATCGCCCAGATCGGCACGGCCATCGCGATGGCCGCCGTGATGTTCGGCCTGATCCTGCACTTCCAGTACGCCTACGGCTGGAGCCCGGTCCGGGCCGGCCTCGCCAACCTGCCGATCATCGTCACCATGCTCGCCGCGACCCCGCTGTCCGAGGGGCTCGCCAAGCGCTTCGGCCACCGCGTCGCCTGCCTGGTCGGCGCGGCCTGCCTGTCCGGCTCGCTGGCCGGCCTCGCCTGGGGCGTCTCCCACGGGTACGCCGCGATCGCCGTCTGCATGGTCGTCATGACCATCGGCCTGCGCACCGTCATGACCATCTGCGCCGTCGCCCTGGTCGAGGCGATGCCCGGCAACCGCACCTCGATCGGCACCGCCCTCAACGACACCGCGCAGGAGGTCGGCAGCAGCGTCGGCACCGCCGTCGTCGGCACCCTGTTCGCCGCCCTGGTCACCACCCGACTGCCCGGCGGCACCTGGGACACCGGCCTCGTGACGTCGTTCTTCCACGGCGAGCGGATCACCTACGCCGTGCTGGCCGTGATCGTCGGCCTGGTCACGGCCGGCGGCGCGCTCACCCTCACCGACTCGCACAGCACCGAGGAGCACCCGGCCGAGGAAGAGCTCGTCGAAGCACTCGGCTGA
- a CDS encoding NAD(P)/FAD-dependent oxidoreductase: MAGNGSVDVVVVGAGLAGLACALDVAAAGRRVRVLEAADAVGGRMRTDPHQGFRLDRGFQVFNTRYPQVRRRLDLRPLRLQPFTPGFVLAGSRGRYRFGDPLRRPGTAVDLLTGRVAPPRDAAALALLGLRDGLLPAATLRRSRDVTTRAALREAGISGPTVDGLLRPFLAGVFLEDELVTSARVFHLYWRSMLRGTLALPAAGIGAVPAALAAELPAGTLELGAPVSGLTPNGVELADGRHLPARHVVVATDPMTAGTLLPGLPVPAMRSVTTFYHAAERSPLAEPTLLVDSDRTVLNSVVLSEVAPDCAPPGLSLVSTSVLGTTADEAGVRRRLAELYGCDTSAWQPLAAYRIAGALPAMPAPHPLTRTSRWAPGRYVCGDHRTTGSVQGALASGARAARELLTDLAARPAR, from the coding sequence GTGGCCGGGAACGGATCGGTGGATGTCGTGGTGGTGGGCGCCGGCCTCGCCGGCCTGGCCTGCGCGCTGGACGTCGCAGCCGCCGGGCGGCGGGTCCGGGTCCTGGAGGCTGCGGACGCCGTGGGCGGGCGGATGCGCACCGATCCGCACCAGGGCTTCCGGCTGGACCGGGGCTTCCAGGTCTTCAACACCCGCTACCCGCAGGTGCGGCGCCGACTGGACCTGCGCCCGCTCCGCCTGCAGCCGTTCACGCCGGGCTTCGTGCTGGCGGGCTCGCGCGGCCGCTACCGGTTCGGCGACCCGCTGCGGCGGCCCGGCACGGCCGTCGACCTGCTGACCGGCCGGGTGGCACCGCCACGCGACGCGGCGGCACTCGCCCTGCTGGGCCTGCGCGACGGCCTGCTGCCCGCCGCCACGCTCCGGCGGTCCCGGGACGTGACGACGCGCGCGGCACTGCGCGAGGCCGGGATCTCCGGCCCGACCGTCGACGGCCTGCTGCGCCCGTTCCTCGCCGGCGTGTTCCTGGAGGACGAACTGGTCACCTCCGCCCGGGTGTTCCACCTCTACTGGCGCAGCATGCTGCGCGGCACGCTCGCCCTGCCCGCCGCCGGCATCGGAGCGGTCCCGGCGGCGCTCGCCGCCGAACTGCCCGCCGGGACACTCGAACTCGGCGCGCCGGTGTCCGGCCTCACCCCGAACGGGGTCGAGCTGGCGGACGGCCGCCACCTCCCCGCCCGCCACGTGGTCGTCGCCACCGACCCGATGACCGCGGGCACGCTGCTGCCCGGCCTGCCGGTGCCCGCGATGCGCTCGGTGACGACCTTCTACCACGCCGCCGAGCGAAGCCCGCTGGCCGAGCCGACGCTGCTGGTCGACTCCGACCGGACCGTGCTCAACTCGGTGGTGCTGTCCGAAGTGGCGCCGGACTGTGCGCCGCCGGGCCTGTCCCTGGTGTCGACCTCGGTGCTCGGCACGACCGCCGACGAGGCCGGGGTCCGCCGCCGGCTGGCGGAACTCTACGGGTGCGACACCTCCGCCTGGCAGCCGCTGGCCGCCTACCGGATCGCCGGCGCGCTGCCGGCGATGCCCGCGCCGCACCCGCTGACCCGGACCAGCCGGTGGGCGCCGGGCCGCTACGTGTGCGGCGACCACCGGACGACCGGCTCGGTGCAGGGCGCGCTGGCCTCGGGCGCGCGGGCGGCCCGCGAACTGCTGACGGACCTCGCCGCCCGGCCGGCGCGCTGA
- a CDS encoding beta-L-arabinofuranosidase domain-containing protein, whose product MPSSVPTRRSVLRAAGALVAAAAATPLLGRSAVAAVPPVQAETGVSTYPFALGQVRLTSSRWADNQGRTLAYLRFIDVDRLLYVFRANHRLSTNGAAANGGWDAPGFPFRSHVQGHFLSAWAQAYAALGDTVCRDKAAAVVAELAKCQANNAAAGFSTGYLSGFPESDFAALEAGTLSNGNVPYYCVHKTMAGLLDVWRLLESTQARDVLLAMAGWVDRRTAALSRNQMQALLGTEFGGMGEVLADLALQTGDSRWLTVAQRFDHAAVLDPLAANQDQLNGLHANTQVPKWIGAARAYKATGTTRYRDIAVNAWALTTGAHSYAIGGNSQAEHFRAANAIAAYLTNDTCELCNSYNMLKLTRELWLLDPDRSGYFDFYERDLYNHTIGGQNPADPHGHITYFTPLRAGGRRGVGPAWGGGTWSTDYDSFWCCQGTALESNTKLMDSIYFYSGTTLTVNLFLPSVLSWTQRGITVTQSTDYPVGDTTTLTVTGSAAGTWSMRIRIPAWASGATVAVNGAVQGIAVSPGSYAVLTRSWSSGDVVTVKLPMKVVLAPANDNPSVTALTYGPTVLCGNYGNTALTALPSLAVASVTRSSSTALAFTATADGASVNLAPFYDAQGYNYTVYWNTGADFRLVNAASGLVLGIKDMSTADGGVALQWQDSGTADHNWSLVVDGTAVRLRNANSGKVLGVQNMSTTDNATVLQWADNGTADHRWEIVDAGDGTHKLRNVNSAKLLGLLNGSTAAGAQAVQHPDNGAPDNRWRLVPNGARRIQNLASGLVLGVQNMSTADGGLVVQWDDNGTADHQWTALVDTDGYLRLRNANSGKVLGVENGGTANGSRIVQWTDNAAADHRWRLRYGSADCFRIQCGSSGRVLGVTGMSTARGAQVVLWDDNGTDDHLWRFI is encoded by the coding sequence ATGCCCTCCTCCGTGCCCACCCGCCGCAGCGTCCTCCGCGCTGCCGGCGCCCTCGTCGCGGCCGCTGCCGCGACCCCGCTGCTCGGTCGCTCCGCCGTGGCCGCCGTCCCTCCCGTCCAGGCGGAGACCGGCGTCTCGACGTACCCGTTCGCCCTCGGCCAGGTCAGGCTGACCAGCAGCCGCTGGGCCGACAACCAGGGCCGCACGCTGGCCTACCTGCGCTTCATCGACGTCGACCGGCTGCTGTACGTGTTCCGCGCCAACCACAGGCTCTCCACCAACGGCGCAGCGGCGAACGGTGGTTGGGACGCTCCCGGGTTCCCCTTCCGCAGCCACGTGCAGGGCCACTTCCTCTCCGCGTGGGCCCAGGCGTACGCCGCGCTCGGCGACACCGTCTGCCGGGACAAGGCGGCGGCCGTGGTCGCCGAGCTGGCCAAGTGCCAGGCCAACAACGCGGCCGCCGGCTTCTCCACCGGCTACCTGTCGGGCTTCCCCGAGTCGGACTTCGCCGCGCTGGAGGCCGGCACGCTGTCCAACGGCAACGTGCCGTACTACTGCGTGCACAAGACCATGGCCGGTCTGCTCGACGTGTGGCGCCTGCTGGAGAGCACCCAGGCCCGCGACGTCCTGCTGGCCATGGCCGGCTGGGTCGACCGGCGCACCGCCGCCCTGAGCCGCAATCAGATGCAGGCGCTGCTGGGAACCGAGTTCGGCGGCATGGGCGAGGTGCTGGCCGACCTCGCCCTGCAGACCGGCGACTCCCGCTGGCTGACGGTCGCCCAGCGGTTCGACCACGCCGCGGTCCTCGACCCGCTGGCCGCGAACCAGGACCAGCTCAACGGCCTGCACGCCAACACGCAGGTGCCCAAGTGGATCGGCGCCGCCCGCGCGTACAAGGCGACCGGCACCACGCGCTACCGCGACATCGCCGTCAACGCCTGGGCGTTGACCACGGGAGCGCACAGCTACGCGATCGGCGGCAACAGCCAGGCCGAGCACTTCCGGGCCGCGAACGCGATCGCCGCCTACCTGACCAACGACACCTGCGAGCTGTGCAACTCGTACAACATGCTGAAGCTGACCCGCGAACTGTGGCTGCTCGACCCCGACCGGTCCGGGTACTTCGACTTCTACGAGCGGGACCTGTACAACCACACCATCGGCGGCCAGAACCCCGCCGACCCGCACGGGCACATCACCTACTTCACCCCGCTCAGGGCCGGCGGGCGGCGCGGTGTCGGGCCGGCCTGGGGCGGCGGCACCTGGAGCACCGACTACGACTCCTTCTGGTGCTGCCAGGGCACCGCGCTGGAGTCCAACACCAAGCTGATGGACTCGATCTACTTCTACAGCGGCACCACCCTGACGGTGAACCTGTTCCTGCCCTCGGTCCTGAGCTGGACCCAGCGGGGGATCACCGTCACCCAGAGCACCGACTACCCGGTGGGCGACACCACGACGCTGACCGTCACCGGCAGCGCCGCGGGCACCTGGTCGATGCGCATCCGCATCCCCGCCTGGGCCTCCGGGGCCACCGTCGCCGTCAACGGCGCCGTGCAGGGCATCGCGGTCTCCCCCGGCAGCTACGCCGTCCTGACGCGCTCCTGGTCCTCCGGCGACGTCGTCACGGTCAAGCTGCCGATGAAGGTGGTCCTCGCGCCGGCCAACGACAATCCGAGCGTCACCGCCCTGACCTACGGGCCGACCGTGCTGTGCGGGAACTACGGCAACACCGCCCTGACGGCGCTGCCGTCGCTGGCCGTCGCGTCCGTGACCCGGAGCAGCAGCACCGCGCTCGCCTTCACCGCCACCGCCGACGGAGCGAGCGTCAACCTGGCCCCGTTCTACGACGCGCAGGGCTACAACTACACCGTCTACTGGAACACCGGCGCCGACTTCCGCCTGGTCAACGCCGCCAGCGGCCTGGTCCTCGGGATCAAGGACATGTCCACCGCGGACGGCGGCGTCGCCCTCCAGTGGCAGGACTCCGGCACCGCGGACCACAACTGGTCCCTGGTGGTCGACGGCACGGCGGTACGGCTGCGCAACGCCAACAGCGGCAAGGTCCTCGGCGTGCAGAACATGTCCACCACGGACAACGCGACCGTCCTCCAGTGGGCCGACAACGGCACCGCCGACCACCGGTGGGAGATCGTCGACGCGGGCGACGGCACCCACAAGCTGCGCAACGTCAACAGCGCCAAGCTGCTCGGCCTCCTGAACGGCTCCACCGCCGCCGGCGCGCAGGCCGTGCAGCACCCCGACAACGGGGCCCCGGACAACCGGTGGCGGCTCGTGCCGAACGGCGCGCGCCGCATCCAGAACCTGGCCAGCGGACTGGTCCTGGGCGTGCAGAACATGTCGACCGCGGACGGCGGACTGGTGGTCCAGTGGGACGACAACGGCACCGCCGACCACCAGTGGACGGCGCTCGTGGACACCGACGGGTACCTGCGGCTGCGCAACGCCAACAGCGGCAAGGTCCTCGGCGTCGAGAACGGCGGGACCGCGAACGGCTCGCGCATCGTCCAGTGGACGGACAACGCGGCCGCCGACCACCGATGGCGGCTGCGCTACGGCTCGGCCGACTGCTTCCGCATCCAGTGCGGCAGCAGCGGCCGCGTCCTCGGCGTCACCGGCATGTCCACCGCCCGGGGAGCGCAGGTCGTGCTGTGGGACGACAACGGCACCGACGACCACCTGTGGCGCTTCATCTGA
- a CDS encoding Fic family protein: MPYPFRLAWEDVDPAGHPFDPDRVAQVVHTVGPARRVPSRTDPDLDLTRVNWAWDVAGPWADAMTYVLVQHYGPWISGWRWSRGEGDIDGGPVGNWCCASHSITTEQETLDRVVAAVREWREWLERLAARFEAYPLDPEDLASDPVLWERTAHHLILQVADFTGAESGWYGHCEQVLGWFLTYWGVAPERAAQLVDRAVGGRFKSWTAPDAALVEDIAQRLVGPLRPADARRHREPARTPDEDEAAELPDHLERWLATRDSVPWPEHQDTADNGPVAPARDGAVQEFRAFDAAVDTARAAGLLAALELVRADAARGATLDFELIRSWQRHVLATPGAPPMRTHPAFAKGGAERYGIGPDTRARLDACLAQADDGRLSLAARAARAHLDVCFFHPFDDGNARAALLTLLFVLAREGVTLESVVLIRRFSHRADDPRDALGLCSSVEHHIGWSRAAHAK, translated from the coding sequence GTGCCCTACCCCTTCCGGCTGGCCTGGGAGGACGTCGACCCCGCCGGCCATCCCTTCGACCCCGACCGAGTCGCCCAGGTCGTTCACACCGTGGGACCGGCGCGGCGAGTGCCGTCCCGGACGGATCCGGACCTGGACCTGACCCGGGTCAACTGGGCGTGGGACGTGGCGGGCCCCTGGGCCGACGCCATGACGTACGTGCTGGTCCAGCACTACGGCCCGTGGATCTCCGGATGGCGCTGGTCGCGCGGCGAAGGGGACATCGACGGCGGACCGGTCGGCAACTGGTGCTGCGCCTCGCACTCCATCACCACCGAGCAGGAGACCCTCGACCGGGTCGTGGCGGCGGTGCGCGAGTGGCGTGAGTGGCTGGAACGACTCGCGGCGCGGTTCGAGGCCTACCCCCTCGACCCCGAGGACTTGGCGAGCGACCCCGTCCTGTGGGAGCGCACGGCCCACCACCTGATCCTCCAGGTGGCGGACTTCACCGGCGCCGAGAGCGGCTGGTACGGCCACTGCGAGCAGGTCCTGGGCTGGTTCCTCACGTACTGGGGCGTCGCCCCTGAGCGGGCCGCGCAGCTGGTGGACCGAGCAGTCGGCGGCCGGTTCAAGAGCTGGACCGCGCCCGACGCCGCCCTGGTGGAGGACATCGCGCAGCGGCTCGTCGGACCGCTGCGGCCGGCGGACGCCCGCCGGCACCGCGAGCCGGCTCGGACCCCCGACGAGGACGAGGCCGCCGAACTCCCCGACCACCTGGAGCGCTGGCTCGCGACGCGCGACAGCGTGCCGTGGCCGGAGCACCAGGACACCGCGGACAACGGTCCGGTGGCGCCCGCCCGGGACGGAGCCGTCCAGGAGTTCCGCGCCTTCGACGCGGCGGTGGACACCGCCCGCGCAGCCGGCCTGCTCGCCGCACTCGAACTGGTGCGCGCCGACGCCGCACGCGGCGCCACCCTGGACTTCGAGCTGATCCGCAGCTGGCAGCGGCACGTCCTCGCCACCCCCGGGGCGCCGCCGATGCGCACCCACCCCGCCTTCGCCAAGGGCGGCGCCGAACGCTACGGGATCGGCCCCGACACCCGCGCCCGCCTCGACGCCTGCCTGGCGCAGGCGGACGACGGCCGCCTCTCGCTCGCCGCCCGAGCGGCCCGGGCCCACCTGGACGTCTGCTTCTTCCACCCGTTCGACGACGGCAACGCCCGTGCCGCCCTGCTCACCCTGCTGTTCGTGCTGGCCCGGGAAGGCGTCACCCTCGAATCGGTGGTGCTGATCCGGCGGTTCAGCCACCGGGCCGACGACCCGCGGGACGCGCTCGGCCTGTGCTCCTCCGTCGAGCACCACATCGGGTGGAGCCGCGCCGCGCACGCGAAGTAG
- a CDS encoding DUF5709 domain-containing protein yields the protein MSDEAMGDDVYQPTGDMEEQADAAPLDLEDAVDERDYDDLLDEGYSPPEKPLGVDKVGVTPAEQRDGETLDQRLAQEVPDLPSDEPDGDGDGIGDLPGGAGEPFDPQAAGARRAGRLVAPDEGARPDTEKDLVASDAGIDGGAAGAEEAAVHVVPDRPDESTE from the coding sequence ATGAGCGACGAAGCGATGGGCGACGACGTCTACCAGCCCACCGGGGACATGGAGGAGCAGGCGGACGCGGCTCCCCTGGACCTGGAGGACGCCGTGGACGAACGCGACTACGACGACCTGCTGGACGAGGGCTACTCGCCGCCGGAGAAACCGCTGGGCGTGGACAAGGTCGGGGTGACGCCCGCCGAACAGCGCGACGGCGAGACGCTCGACCAGCGCCTCGCCCAGGAGGTGCCCGACCTCCCCTCCGACGAGCCCGACGGCGACGGCGACGGGATCGGCGACCTTCCCGGCGGGGCGGGCGAGCCCTTCGACCCGCAGGCCGCAGGCGCCCGTCGCGCCGGGCGCCTGGTGGCCCCGGACGAGGGCGCCCGGCCGGACACGGAGAAGGACCTGGTCGCGTCCGACGCCGGCATCGACGGCGGTGCGGCGGGCGCCGAGGAGGCCGCCGTGCACGTCGTCCCCGACCGACCGGACGAGTCCACCGAGTAG
- a CDS encoding C40 family peptidase: MTTRVNPVSRWMFAPLRCAAILSVLASLAVFFAGVGAQPAQAAPACGVLAPGAAPQAAAAVNAACGQIGTPYSWGGGHGSAPGPSYGSCDASNGAPNDCHVRGLDCSGLVRYAYYLAVGADVINGTTYTQWPSSRAVARYYRSDGTAPLLPGDLVFYGNTASTIHHVALYLGNGYIVEAPYSGGYVQVATLSSHGDYYGAIRLYGPGGGSTTPPPSSGGQYWVDTFANAPAFGSPTGTAQTGTLYQGTNYVFCKAWGREIASGSSYNHWWLKTDPDVGPGGQWVSAFYLSRWGNDVAKDNNGTVIPDCPGGGAPPSTGKYWVDTFANASVYSSPTGTAQTGTLYQGTNYVFCKAWGREIASGSSYNHWWLKTDPDVGPGGQWVSAFYLSRWGNDVAKDNNGTVIPDC; the protein is encoded by the coding sequence GTGACTACGCGCGTAAACCCCGTGTCGCGGTGGATGTTCGCACCGCTGCGCTGTGCGGCGATCCTCTCCGTACTGGCCTCCCTCGCGGTCTTCTTCGCCGGCGTCGGCGCCCAGCCCGCGCAGGCAGCCCCCGCCTGCGGAGTCCTCGCCCCGGGCGCCGCTCCCCAGGCCGCCGCCGCCGTCAACGCGGCCTGCGGCCAGATCGGCACCCCCTACTCCTGGGGCGGCGGCCACGGCTCCGCCCCCGGCCCCAGCTACGGCAGCTGCGACGCCTCCAACGGCGCCCCCAACGACTGCCACGTCCGCGGCCTCGACTGCTCGGGCCTGGTCCGTTACGCCTACTACCTCGCGGTCGGCGCCGACGTGATCAACGGCACCACCTACACCCAGTGGCCGAGTTCACGCGCCGTCGCCCGCTACTACCGCTCGGACGGGACGGCCCCGCTGCTCCCCGGCGACCTGGTGTTCTACGGCAACACCGCCTCCACCATCCACCACGTCGCCCTGTACCTCGGCAACGGCTACATCGTCGAGGCCCCGTACTCCGGCGGCTACGTCCAGGTCGCCACCCTGTCCTCGCACGGCGACTACTACGGCGCGATCCGCCTCTACGGTCCGGGCGGCGGCAGCACGACCCCGCCGCCGTCCTCCGGCGGCCAGTACTGGGTGGACACCTTCGCGAACGCGCCCGCCTTCGGCTCGCCGACCGGCACCGCGCAGACCGGCACGCTGTACCAGGGCACCAACTACGTCTTCTGCAAGGCCTGGGGACGCGAGATCGCCAGCGGCTCCTCCTACAACCACTGGTGGCTGAAGACCGACCCGGACGTCGGACCCGGCGGCCAATGGGTCTCCGCCTTCTACCTCTCCCGCTGGGGCAACGACGTCGCCAAGGACAACAACGGCACGGTGATCCCCGACTGCCCGGGCGGCGGCGCCCCGCCCAGCACCGGCAAGTACTGGGTGGACACCTTCGCCAACGCCTCGGTCTACAGCTCGCCGACCGGCACCGCGCAGACCGGCACGCTGTACCAGGGCACCAACTACGTCTTCTGCAAGGCCTGGGGACGCGAGATCGCCAGCGGCTCCTCCTACAACCACTGGTGGCTGAAGACCGACCCCGACGTCGGACCCGGCGGCCAATGGGTCTCCGCCTTCTACCTCTCCCGCTGGGGCAACGACGTCGCCAAGGACAACAACGGCACGGTGATCCCCGACTGCTGA
- a CDS encoding ROK family transcriptional regulator gives MNSPALSGGDPALLRRLNTEAVLGVLRNADPMTLTLIGRAASLSRQTVDAVIAELTDGGWIEEVAPERGIGRPARRYRFRAEAGHVLGIDVGATGLRLVLTDLDGTVIASDQAAVPEGLGGSARLEAVRAGAQEFLARHPGIRLRALCLGIPGILDAHGTVRLSTPLPEWNGLDLAGAASTWFDCPAYAENDANLAALAEHWLGAARHADDFIHVIAGHRTGAGMMLGGRLHRGRGGAAGEIGALAVLGWESSSMTDIREAADSAKLFADAQAGDSEAAGKVDRFARTVAQGIAAMVLTVNPDLVIIGGGLARAGEVMVGPIRAHLDQLCLDAPQVDASALGIEAVALGAARMALDHLNDALFGANVGTAAPAPQTQPARSGRPLNRDAFAPLSRSAATT, from the coding sequence GTGAACAGCCCAGCGCTCAGCGGTGGCGACCCCGCGCTGCTGCGCCGCCTGAACACCGAGGCCGTTCTCGGCGTGCTGCGCAACGCGGACCCGATGACGCTCACCCTGATCGGCCGTGCGGCGTCGCTGTCGCGCCAGACCGTCGACGCGGTGATCGCCGAACTCACCGACGGCGGCTGGATCGAGGAGGTCGCGCCCGAGCGCGGCATCGGGAGGCCCGCCCGCCGCTACCGGTTCCGCGCGGAGGCCGGCCACGTCCTCGGCATCGACGTCGGCGCCACCGGCCTGCGGCTGGTCCTCACCGACCTCGACGGAACGGTGATCGCCTCCGACCAGGCCGCGGTCCCGGAGGGCCTCGGCGGCAGCGCCCGGCTGGAGGCTGTCCGCGCCGGGGCCCAGGAGTTCCTGGCCCGCCACCCGGGCATCCGCCTGCGGGCGCTCTGCCTCGGCATACCGGGCATCCTCGACGCGCACGGCACGGTCCGCCTGTCGACCCCCCTGCCGGAGTGGAACGGTCTCGACCTCGCCGGCGCGGCGAGCACCTGGTTCGACTGCCCCGCCTACGCGGAGAACGACGCCAACCTGGCCGCCCTCGCCGAGCACTGGCTGGGGGCCGCCCGGCACGCGGACGACTTCATCCACGTCATCGCCGGCCACCGCACCGGCGCGGGGATGATGCTGGGCGGGCGGCTGCACCGCGGCCGCGGCGGCGCCGCGGGCGAGATCGGCGCGCTCGCCGTACTCGGCTGGGAGAGCTCCAGCATGACCGACATCCGGGAGGCCGCGGACAGCGCCAAGCTCTTCGCGGACGCCCAGGCGGGCGACAGCGAAGCCGCGGGCAAGGTCGACCGGTTCGCCCGCACCGTGGCGCAGGGAATCGCCGCCATGGTGCTGACCGTCAACCCCGACCTGGTGATCATCGGCGGCGGGCTGGCCCGGGCCGGCGAAGTCATGGTCGGCCCGATCCGCGCCCACCTCGACCAGCTCTGCCTCGACGCACCGCAGGTCGACGCCTCCGCACTCGGGATCGAGGCGGTCGCACTGGGCGCCGCCCGGATGGCGCTGGACCACCTGAACGACGCCCTGTTCGGAGCGAACGTCGGCACGGCCGCACCCGCCCCGCAGACGCAGCCCGCCAGGTCCGGCCGGCCGCTGAACCGTGACGCCTTCGCACCACTGTCCCGCTCCGCGGCCACGACCTGA